GCCTCCGCTACCTGTACAGCCATACCATGAAAATACAGATAGTCAGTGTATTTATTATCGGCAAATAGCTTTTGTCCAAACTCTGTGGCAATTTCCCCCACAGTCACTGCTTGCATAGGAAAAACATCAGTAATTCCCGACTGCTTTGGTGAAAAGAAATCTGCAATACATAATCTCTTAAAAGACTTCTGACGGGGAAACTCAAAACTAGCAACCTGTTTTAATTGACTTTCTACATCATATATATGTAGATTATTTCCCTCAGATTGACAAGGGAAATAGCCATAAATTACTTGAGGATGTAATAAATTCTCCTCAATAATGCGCTGTTTCCATTCTTCTAAAACTGGATAAACCTTCTCACCTAAAAACTCCTGATATTCCTCCTTAGATTGTTCCTTTGGTTTGCGGAATTGCCATTGTCCAGCTACCAAGGCTTGCAAATCTAAATACCAGAATAATTCCTCCAAAGAAATATCATCAGGTTGTAAAAACTGCGTTCCCCAAAAAGGTGGATTTGGACGTTCAATATCTACCGCTACCGCTTCAGAACGCCGAGTATCTTTTTCTTTTGGTTCAACAGGTGTTTTATCTTTAACAGTATTATCTACTGTTTCTTGATGTCCATTAGTTGATTCTGCAACTTCATCCAAAAATCCCGTTGAATCTTCCCAATTACCTGCTGTTTTTGCAGGCATTAACTTATCCATAAAATGCAAATCAGAAAACGCATCTTTGCCATAAATAACCTTACCTTTGTAAGCATTTTGGCAATCTTGATTCACAAACTTAGGAGTTAAAGCTGCACCACCTAAAATCACAGGAACAGAAATTCCCTTTTCATTAAAAGTCTGTAAATTCTCCTTCATGAAAGCGGTAGATTTTACTAACAAACCACTCATGGCAATACAATCAGGTTGATACTGTTCGTAAGCTTGAATGATGTTTTCTACAGATTGCTTAATTCCCAGGTTAATCACCTTATAACCATTGTTAGATAAAATGATATCTACCAGGTTTTTCCCAATATCATGAACATCACCTTTTACCGTCGCAATTACAAAAGTTCCTTTCGCATTATTCCCAGATTCCGACTTTTCCATGAACGGTTCTAAATAAGCAACCGCAGCTTTCATGGTTTCGGCAGATTGTAATACAAAAGGTAATTGCATTTGTCCAGAACCAAACAATTCACCCACAACTTTCATCCCATCTAACAAGAAAGTATTGATGATTTGTAAAGGAGGATATTGTTCTAAGGCATTGGTCAATTGGGTTTCCAAACCAATGCGTTCACCGTCAATAATATGCCGTTTCAAACGTTCTTCAATTGGTAAATTTTCATCAATTCCCGTATTTCGTTTAGTTTTGACTCCGGCAAAAATTGTGGTCAGTTCTCCCAAAGGATCATAAATGCAGACATTACCATCAAATTTACGTTCATCATAAATTAATTGCCGACAAACTTCTTGATGTTGCGGTTCAATCTTAGCCAGTGGTAAAATTTTACTCGCGCTGACAATTGCTGCATCCATGCCCGCGTTCATGGCTTCATGCAAAAACATGGAGTTGAGAACCATCCGCGAGGCTGGATTTAAGCCAAAGGAGATATTGGAAACGCCCAACATGACATGAGATCCAGGTAATTCTTGACGAATGCGCCGAATTGATTCAATGGTAGCTTTACCATTTTCTCGATCTTCTTCAATTCCCGTAGAAATAGGTAGAGCTAAAGTATCAAAAAATATTTCTGTGGGAGCAATGCCATATTCCACAGCTTGACGGTAAGCACGTTGGGCAATTTGAAACTTTTTCTCTGCTGTCCGCGCCATACCATCTTCGTCAATTGTCCCAATAATGACACCAGCACCGTATTTTTTAGCTAATTCTAGGACTTTTAAAAATCGGTCTTCGCCATCTTCATAGTTGGTAGAATTGAGTAAACACTTACCACCAGCTACCTTTAAACCCGCTTCCATTTTTTCCCATTCGGTGGAATCGAGCATCAAAGGTAAAGTGATATTATTAACAACGCGGGAAACTAATTCGTGCATATCCCGCACGCCGTCACGTCCCACATAATCAACGTTAATATCAAGGATATGCGCGCCTTCTTTTACCTGACTCCGCGCCATTGAGACTAAACCATCCCAATCTTCGTCGTTGAGTAAATCACGGCATTTTTTAGAACCACTGGCGTTAAGACGTTCACCAATAATTAAGAAAGAATTTTCTTGATCGTAAGGTTGAGTAGTATAAATTGATGCGGCTGACGGTTCTAAACTTGGCTGTCTAACTTTCGGTTTTAAGTCCTTGGCCATTTCCGCCAATTGTTGAATATGTGCTGGTCGTGTCCCACAGCAACCCCCAATCACTTGGACACCTAAATCTTCGATAAAGTGCATTAACGCCATGCGTAATTCTACAGGCGTTAGTTTGTAATGTGCTTGACCGCCAACATTTTCCGGTAAACCCGCATTGGGAATACAGGAAACTACAAATGGGCAATGTTCTGATAAATACTTGATATGTGGTTTCATCAAGTCGGGACCAGTGGCGCAATTTAAGCCGAGAATATCAATGGGGTAAGATTCGAGGATGGTAACTACAGCGTTGATTTCTGTGCCTACCAGCATTGTTCCCATGCTTTCCATAGTTACAGAGACCATTAAGGCTCTTCGTTCCCCTTTTTTGGCAAAAACTTCCTCAATTCCATTTAAAGCAGCTTTAATTTGCAGTACATCTTGGCAAGTTTCCACAAGGAATAGATCCACGCCACCATCAAATAAGGCTTCTGCTTGTTCAGCAAAAGAGGCTTTCATGGTGTCAAAATCAATATGTCCCAAGGTGGGGAGTTTGGTAGTAGGTCCAATGGAACCAGCCACAAATCGGGGTTTTTCCGGGGTGGAAAATTCCGCAGCCACACTTTTGGCAAGTTCGGCGGCTTTCTTCGTGAGATAGTAAGCTTGGTCTGCGAGGTCGTATTCTGCGAGAACTATGGACATAGAGCCAAAGGTATCAGTTTCAATGACATCAGCGCCAGCAGCGAGAAAATCACGGTGAACTTTGGCGACGGCTTCGGGTTTAGTATGGACTAGATACTCGTTACAACCTTCATATTGTGCGCCTCCAAAGTCTTCAGCGGTGAGGTTTTGGGTTTGCAGGTTTGTACCCATTGCCCCATCAAAGACAATTACGGGACGTTCTGGACTATATAGGTGTTTGAGAAAAGGATGGGTCATAATTGTGTAAAAAAATAGAGTTAGTTTGGTAATCCTAGACTTAATTTATGATCCGTTTACAAAAAAAGGTAGTCTAGTCTTGATTGTTGCGTATTATGCAGTGATGTGATCTGACTGAATAACCACAATTGAATAAAATAGTAAGGGACTTCCAATTAAAAAAATACCCAAAAATTTCTTAGTGCGGGCCGAAAAGTCCCCTAATCATCAAGGACGGGCAAGATGCCCATCCCACAAAATTGGGTAATTTATTTTTTGGTGTTCCCTAAAACTTTCAGATTTAACCAGTTCATTCCCGAAAACATTATCTACTACCATGTCTGTTAATTCTAAACTCTACGAAGGCAAAGCTAAAATTCTTTACGCAACAGATGATCCAGAGGTTTTGTTGGCTGATTTTAAAGATGATGCTACAGCCTTTAATGCTCAAAAACGGGGCAGCATTGCCAATAAAGGCATGATTAACTGTAGTATATCTAGTCAACTGTTCCAACAATTGGCAATCCAGGGGATTAAAACTCATTTTATTGATAGTCCAGCCCCCAATCTGATGCGAGTCAAAGCTGTAAAAATTATCCCCTTAGAAGTGGTGGTGAGAAATATTGCTGCTGGTAGCCTATGTCAGCAAACTGGGTTAACATTAGGCACTGTGTTATCACGGCCTTTGGTGGAATTCTATTACAAAAATGATCATTTAGGTGATCCTCTCCTGACAAGCGATCGCTTATTTCTCATGGAATTAGCCACACCGGAACAAGTTGATCAAATTACTCATCTTGCATTGGAAATCAACAAATTTCTCCAGCAGTTTTGGGAAAAATGCCAAATTACCTTAGTGGACTTTAAACTTGAATTTGGCGTGGACTCACAACAACAAGTGCTTTTAGCTGACGAAATTAGTCCCGATACCTGTCGTTTATGGGACATAGCAGAAACTGATACTAACCGTCGAATTATGGATAAAGACCGTTTTCGTCGTGACTTAGGAAACGTAGAAAATGCCTATCAGGAGGTTTTACATCGAGTATTAAAAGTAGTAGAAAGCGACAAAATTGAGTAAGTATTTTTCCAATAACTAACGAATAATGGTGTGTGGTAGTCAAGAGCAATATGATTAAAAAACATTTAACACCTGGATTAGTGGCCATGGTAGCCATGACAGTCCCTTTAGCCATTTCTATCCAAGCAAATGCCCAAACTGCTGATAGTCAACCCCAGACAACAGTAGTTTTGACAGAAGAAACAAACCAGCCAGAAAAACAGAATTTTGTCAAAAGCGATGCTACTGAAAATCTGGCATCTCATTCCCTAGTAGCACCAATAGTGGGAGCAAGAGAATCTAATCAATTTTCTCCTCTTGTTAAAGTTTTAACGCTTAATTCGGCAGCACGAGATCAGGGATCTGTGGTTGTGCCAAACTCCACAATAGTTCCTACTACAGCCCAAATTCCCGCGGCTGAATCTAGCCCAGAAAAACCAAATCCTTCAACAGCAGCGCCAACAACAGTCAATAAGCGTCCTGTTGTCCCCAAAAGAACAATAGTTCCCCAAAAGACACCAGTTCCCCCAGCAGAGACTACTCAACCTCCTGCCGCTGAATCTGGTCAAAAAAACCCAAATCCTTCAACAACAACACCCACACCATCCCCCAATCCAGAAACAACTGAAGCCCGCGTTTTGGTATCCGAGGTAGTTATCAAAACGGAAACAGGACAAGTTTCTCCTGAACTCGAAACCGAAGTTTATAAAGTAATTCGCACCCAAGCCGGACAAACAACAACCCGTTCTCAACTCCAAGAAGATATCAGTGCGATTTTTAAAACTGGGTTTTTCTCCAACGTCCAAGCATTTCCCGAAGATACCCCTCTTGGTGTTCGGGTCAGTTTTGTGGTTGTCCCCAATCCCATTCTCTCTAAAGTAGAATTAGAAGCCAATCCTGGTACGGGTGTAGCTTCTGTACTTCCTGCTGCCACAGCCAACGAAATATTTAGTAGTCAATATGGTAAAATTCTCAACTTGCGGGAATTAAATGAGGGAATCAAGCAATTAACTAAACGTTATCAAGACCAAGGTTATGTGCTGGCAAACTTAATTGGAGCGCCTAAAGTTTCCGAAAATGGCGTTGTCACCCTACAAGTAGCAGAAGGGGTTGTCGAAAACGTTAAAGTCCAATTCCGTAATAAAGATGGTGAGACGGTAGACGAGAAAGGCAACCCGATTCGCGGACGGACAAAGGATTATATTATTACGCGGGAATTGGAATTAAAATCAGGAACAGTATTCAACCGCAATACAGTGCAGAGAGATCTAGCACGAGTATATGGATTGGGGCTTTTTGAACCGCCAGATAACGAACCGATATCCCTTGCGCCTGGTAGTGACCCTAGCAAGGTAAATGTGATAGTCAATATAACTGAGCGGAGTAGTGGTTCTATTGCCGCTGGGGCAGGGATTAGTTCTGCCAGTGGTTTATTTGGAACTATCAGCTATCAGCAGCAAAATCTGGGAGGAAGAAACCAAAAATTGGGGACAGAAGTACAGTTAGGAGAACGAGAACTACTATTTGATCTGCGCTTTACTGATCCTTGGATTGCTGGTGATCCTTACCGGACTTCATATACAACTAACATTTTCCGTCGTCGTTCTGTTTCCTTGATTTTTGAAGGTAAAGACAAGAGTATTGACACCTTTGATCCTAATAATATTACGGACACAAGTCAGCAAGATCGCCCCCGCGTTACCCGGTTAGGTGGTGGTGTGACTTTTACCCGTCCCCTTTCTGCCAATCCTTTCAAAAATTCCGAGTGGGTTGCTTCCGCTGGACTACAGTATCAACGGGTATCCGGTCGTGATGCTGACGGTAATCTGAGAAAGGAGGGGGCAATATTTGATGGCAATGGGAATATTATCAGTAATAAAATTCCTCTCACTCTTTCTCCTTCGGGAGAAGACGATTTATTACTATTGAAGCTGGGCGCACAAAGAGATCTCCGCAATAATTCCCTACAACCCACAAATGGTTCTTACCTCAGCTTTGGAGTTGATCAATCTGTACCTATAGGCACAGGTAGTATTTTTATGACTAGGTTACGGGGGAACTATAGTCGCTATCTACCGATAAAATTGATTAATTTCAGCAAAAAACCCCAAACTTTAGCATTTAACCTGCAAGGAGGGACAATCTTTGGCGATGTACCTCCCTATGAAGCCTTTACTTTGGGTGGTAGCAATTCAGTTCGGGGTTATGATGAAGGTAGGTTGGGTACTGGTAGTAAGTATATCCAAGCTGCTGTTGAATATCGCTTTCCTGTTTTCTCGGTTGTCAGTGGCGCACTATTTTTTGATTATGGTAGTGACTTGGGAAGTAGTACCCAAGCTGCACAATTATTAAATAAAAGTGGTAATGGCTATGGCTATGGTTTAGGTCTGCGGGTACAATCTCCACTTGGACCAATTCGCATAGATTACGGTATCACTGATGAAGGTGATAGTCGGATCAATTTTGGGATTGGGGAAAGATTTTAAGTTGGTCATTAGTCATTGGTCATTGGTCATTGGTCATTAGTCATTGGTCATTGGTCATTGGTCATTGGTCATTGGTCAGTGGCAATCTGACTTCTTTGCTTTAAACTATTTTTCAGACAAGATTCATCAGGGTTTCTACTCAAGACGGGATATGAGCAATATTAACTATAATATTTGGATTGTTAGGCAATGCAACAACATACTTTAGCTGGGGAAATTACTCAGAATGGTGTGGGTTTGCATAGTGGTGTCACGACTCAAGTGCGAATATTACCTGCACTACCAGGAAATGACCGCTTTTTTGTGCGGGTTGATTTACCAAATTCACCGATTATTCCCGCCCAAGTTACGGCTGTGAGTCAAACTGTACTTTCTACTCAACTGGGTAAGGGTGAAGTCTGTGTTCGCACTGTAGAGCATTTATTGGCGGCTTTGGCAGCTATGGGAGTGGATAACGCCAGAATTGAAATTGATGGACCAGAAGTACCGCTTTTAGATGGTTCGGCTCAAATTTGGTGTGAAAGGATTGCTGAAGTCGGTTTAGTCTCCCAAACGTCTAATAATTCAACAGTACCTTTACTTATTACCGAACCTATTTGGATTTATGAAGGTGATGCTTTTGTTTGCGCTCTACCCGCACCGGAAACCCGATTTAGCTATGGTATAGATTTTAATTTAGCAGCAATTGGTAATCAATGGCATAGTTGGTTATTAACGACGAATTTAAATAGTTCTTCTGCTGACTTTGCTTCGGAAATAGCCCCAGCCCGGACTTTTGGTTTACAGCATCAAATCGAATATTTGCAAAAGTCGGGACTAATCAAAGGTGGTAGTTTGGATAATGCTCTAGTTTGTGGAGTCCAAGGTTGGTTAAATCCACCATTACGATTTGCAAATGAACCAGTCCGTCATAAAATCTTGGATCTAGTCGGAGATTTAAGTTTACTGGGAACTTTCCCTGTTGCCCATTTTTTGGCGTACAAAGCTAGTCATAATTTACACATTCAACTAGCAGGAAAAATTTTAGGCTTGATCTAGAATGCCTATTTGTACATCAATGTCTAATAATTTACATCAAGTACCAGCAATGTCTACTATTACTGAAACTAATTCTCCCGAAGTGAATACATCTCTAGAAGATGATGTCAACACACAGACAATTAAAACTACCTTTAGTATTGAGGAAATTCAGGAATTATTACCCCATCGCTATCCATTTTTACTGGTAGATCGGATTATTGATTATGTACCTGGTAAAAAAGCCGTGGGTATTAAAAATGTTACCTTTAATGAACCCCAATTTCAAGGGCATTTTCCAGGGCGATCGCTTATGCCCGGTGTGTTAATTATTGAAGCAATGGCACAAGTCGGGGGTGTTGTCATGACGCAAATGCCGGACTCAAAAGGAGGACTATTTGTATTTGCTGGTATAGATAAAGTCCGTTTCCGTCGTCAAGTTGTTCCCGGTGATCAACTGGTAATGACAGTGGAACTGTTGTGGGTAAAGCAGCGTCGTTTTGGGAAAATGCACGGACGCGCAGAAGTGGACGGACAACTAGCTGCTGAAGGAGAACTCATGTTTTCTTTAATTAGTTAAGTCGGAACTATGATTTATTTGATTCATCTGATTTTGATGATTTAAGTCGGAACTATGATTTATTTGATTCATCTGATTTTCGTGATGATTTAAGTCGGAACTATGATTTATTTGATTTATCTGATTTTGATGATGATTTAAGTCAGAACTATGATTTATTTGATTTATCTGATTTTGATGATGATTTAAGTCGGAACTATGATTTATTTGATTTATCTGATTTTGATGATGATTTAAGTCAGAACTATGATTTATTTGATTTATCTGATTTTGATGATGATTTAAGTCAGAACTATGATTTATTTGATTTATCTGATTTTGATGATGATTTAAGTCAGAACTATGATTTATTTGATTTATCTGATTTTGATGATGATTTAAGTCAGAACTATGATTTATTTGATTTATCTGATTTTGATGATTATTTAAGTCAAAACTATGATTTATTTGATTTATCTGATTTTGATGATTATTTAAGTCAAAACTATGATTTATTTGATTTATCTGATTTTGATGATTATTTAAGTCAGAACTATGATTTATTTGATTTATCTGATTTTGATGATTATTTAAGTCAGAACTATGATTTATTTGATTTATCTGATTTTGATGATGATTTAAGTCAGAACTATGATTTATTTGATTTATCTGATTTTGATGATTATTTAAGTCAGAACTATGATTTATTTGATTTATCTGATTTTGATGATTATTTAAGTCAAAAGAATCATAGTTTAAGATCATGTAAGTTCCATAATTATCTTAATCAAAAAAATCAAAAAAATCAAAAGAATCATAGTTCTGACTTTAATCAAAAAAATCAAAAGAATCATAGTTCTGACTTTAATCAAAAAAATCATAGTTGAAGATATGTTGAAAACACTTATTCATCCAACTGCTGTCATAGATACTAATGCGGAACTCCACCCCACAGTTCAAGTCGGTGCTTATGCTGTGATTGGAGCAAATGTTAGAGTTGGTGCGGACACTGTAATTGGCTCTCACGTCGTCCTAGAGGGACCCTGTGAGATTGGCACGGGAAATCAGATTTTCCCTGGTGCAGCTATCGGTATGCAGCCCCAGGATCTAAAGTATGTGGGAGAACCAACTTGGGTAAAAATTGGCGATAATAATTCCATCCGTGAATACGTGACGATTAACCGCGCTACGGGTAGAGGTGAGGCAACTGTGATCGGTAATGGCAATCTCTTAATGGCTTATGTTCATGTAGGTCATAATTGCCTGATTAAAGATTCAGTCATTATTGCTAACTCTGTAGCACTAGCGGGTCATGTGCATATTGAATCACGAGCTAGACTCAGCGGCGTTCTAGGTGTACATCAATTTGTCCACATTGGGGAAATGTCAATGGTGGGGGGAATGACACGCATTGATAGAGATGTACCCCCTTATATGTTAGTGGAAGGAAATCCGGCCAAAGTGCGATCGCTCAATTTGGTAGGATTAAAACGTTCAGGAATGGAGAAGAGTGATTTCCAATTAATGAAAAAAGCTTTCCGTCTTCTCTATCGTTCTGAGTTCCTATTTAAGGATGCTTTGCAAGAGTTGGAAAGTTTAGGAAATACAGAAGAATTAAAACATCTTCGCCGTTTCTTGCTTCTTTCTCAAATGCCAGGCCGACGGGGTTTAATTCCTGGTAAAGGTAAACAAGCTGTCAGTGATGAATAATGAATAGTGAATCATTTGTAGGAGCGGGGTTTGTCTGTTCTCTTCGTTCCTACTGGCAGAATATGGATTTAATGAACCACGTTCGCGGAGCGTCCCGGAGGGATATAGGCACGAAGAACGCGAAGGAAGGAATGAGGAAGAAAGATATTTTTAATTTGGGAAGGGAGTAGGAAAGGAATTGACACTCTCACTGGCTTTAGCCACTGAGATTCTTGGTTCAACGAGTCCACTTAACTTAAACCCCTTGCGGTATTTAAGCCAGAGGTGGTTCTCTCCCCAAGCGTTAACTTCCCCTCTGCCCGAAGGTAGTTGCATTACTGCAAAATTTGATTGAGTTTAAATTCTGTGTCGTCTAGCTCCCATGAAGATTTTACCTATTCGGAGGGTAGTCGCTAGAACTATGGAATAGAACCCCATATCTTCAATTGTCAAGGTACAGATTACCGTCAGGTAGTTAGGTTTTTAGACAGGTTGATTACCGTTCCTGTTGTGAAAAGTATAACACTATAGAACGCAAAAGATAAATTCTCTTATCTTTTTAACCCACCTTTGCTAAAAAGAAACTCTATGCGGTTAAAACCGTGGTCAGTAAGCTTGTCGAACTGCACGAGTCGCTTATATCTCAGGGAGCCAAGCCACTGAGCTTTACGCTTACCGGATATTCCTGTAAAAATTTCAAATCTAAAATCTAAAAATGCGGATATTTATTAGCACTGGTGAAGTTTCTGGCGATTTACAGGGTTCGTTATTAATTACAGCACTTCAGCGTCAAGCTGTGGCTGCGGGTTTAACGTTAGAAATTATCGCTTTGGGTGGGGATAAAATGGCTCAAGCTGGAGCGACAATTTTGGGTAATACCAGCGGTATTGGTTCTATGGGTTTGATTGAATCTTTGCCTTATGTGATTCCTACATTGAGAGTACAACGACAAGCGATCGCTCATTTAAAGAAAAATCCCCCGGATTTAGTTGTGCTAATTGACTATATGGGGCCAAATCTGGGCATTGGTACGTTCATGAGCGAAAATTTACCTGATGTGCCTGTTGCCTATTATATCGCTCCTCAAGAGTGGGTATGGTCTATGAGTTTTCAGAATACTAATCGCATTGTTGGGTTTACTGATAAATTATTGGCAATTTTTCCCGAAGAAGCCCGATACTATCAAAAAAATGGCGCAAATGTTTCTTGGGTAGGACATCCTTTAATTGATAGAATGGCAAATGCTCCCAGTCGAGAAGTTACCAGAGAGAAGTTAGGAATTAAAGAGGCAGAAATTGCGATCGCACTTTTACCAGCTTCCCGTCATCAAGAATTAAAATATCTCTTACCAGTTATTTTTCAAGCTGCTCAAAATATCCAATCTAAAGTACCAAATATCCATTTTTGGATTCCTCTATCTTTGGAAACATTTAGAGAACCAATTACAGCAGCAATTAAAAAATATGGTTTAAAGGCTACAGTAGTATTAGGTCAAGAACGGGAAATTTTTGCCGCTGCTGATTTTGCAATTACTAAATCGGGAACTGTAAATTTAGAATTAGCATTATTAAATGTACCGCAAGTTGTGGTTTATCGTCTTCATCCCCTAACTGCTTGGATTGCGCGTCGTATTCTTAAAGGTTCAATTCCCTTTGGTTCTCCAGTAAATTTAGTTGTCATGCGGGAAATAGTCCCAGAATTCTTACAGGAAAACGCTACAGCCAAGAATATTACTCAAGCAGTAATGGAATTGTTATTAAATCCTGAAAAGAAACAAAAGACTTTAAGAGATTATCAAGAAATGCGCCATTGTTTGGGAGAATTTGGAGTATGCGATCGCACGGCGAAAGAAATATTAGCAATGAAAAAGTAGATAATAATTAAAATGGCAAAAAACCGACCAATTGCAGTTGATTTATTTGCAGGTGCAGGCGGAATGACTTTAGGCTTTGAACAAGCTGGTTTTGATATCCTTGCATCTGTGGAAATAGACCCAATTCATTGTGCAATTCATAAATTTAACTTTCCCTTTTGGACGATATTATGTAAAAGTGTGGAAGATATCACAGGGAAAGAAATTAGGAATAGTTCTCAAATTCATAATCAAGAAATTGATGTAGTTTTTGGTGGTCCACCCTGTCAAGGTTTTTCATTAATGGGAAAACGTTCTTTTGATGATCCTAGAAACTCTTTGGTTTTCCATTTTATTAGATTAGTTTTAGAATTAAAACCTAAGTTTTTTTTGATGGAAAACGTGAAAGGAATAACAGTAGGTAAACACAAAGAATTTATTGGGGAAATAATTAATAAATTTGAAAATAATGGCTACAAAATCAATCACGATTATCAAGTTTTAAATGCGGCTAATTATGGAGTTCCCCAAAATCGAGAAAGATTATTTTTACTGGGTTGTCGTCAAGATGTAGAATTACCCAATTATCCAGAAAAGATGACATTTCCTAATCAAAAAGCTCCTACGGTTTGGGAAGCATTACAAGATTTACCTGCAATAGAAAGCTATCCAGAACTATCTCAGCAAGATTGGGTATTTGCAGAGTTTGGTGACCCTAGTAATTATGCTAAAAAACTGCGTAATCTGACAACTGAAAAAAATAACTATTCCTATGAACGTCAATACAATCATACTTTACTAACATCAAGTTTAAGAACAAACCATAGTCCCGAATCTATGGAAAGATTTGCTTCTACACCCCATGGTAAGATAGAAAAAATCAGTCGTTTTCATAAACTTGATCCTGATGGTTTATGCAATACATTAAGAGCCGGAACAGCCAGTAATAAAGGTGCATTTACTTCTCCTCGTCCCATACATCCTTTTATTCCTAGATGTATCACTGTAAGGGAAGCTGCGCGGTTACATTCCTATCCTGATTGGTTTAGATTTCATCCCACAAAATGGCATGGTTTTCGACAAATTGGTAATTCTGTACCGCCACTTTTAGCGCAAGCAGTCGCAGAGGAAATAATTAAGAGTTTAG
The window above is part of the Dolichospermum sp. DET69 genome. Proteins encoded here:
- a CDS encoding UDP-3-O-acyl-N-acetylglucosamine deacetylase, coding for MQQHTLAGEITQNGVGLHSGVTTQVRILPALPGNDRFFVRVDLPNSPIIPAQVTAVSQTVLSTQLGKGEVCVRTVEHLLAALAAMGVDNARIEIDGPEVPLLDGSAQIWCERIAEVGLVSQTSNNSTVPLLITEPIWIYEGDAFVCALPAPETRFSYGIDFNLAAIGNQWHSWLLTTNLNSSSADFASEIAPARTFGLQHQIEYLQKSGLIKGGSLDNALVCGVQGWLNPPLRFANEPVRHKILDLVGDLSLLGTFPVAHFLAYKASHNLHIQLAGKILGLI
- a CDS encoding phosphoribosylaminoimidazolesuccinocarboxamide synthase, giving the protein MSVNSKLYEGKAKILYATDDPEVLLADFKDDATAFNAQKRGSIANKGMINCSISSQLFQQLAIQGIKTHFIDSPAPNLMRVKAVKIIPLEVVVRNIAAGSLCQQTGLTLGTVLSRPLVEFYYKNDHLGDPLLTSDRLFLMELATPEQVDQITHLALEINKFLQQFWEKCQITLVDFKLEFGVDSQQQVLLADEISPDTCRLWDIAETDTNRRIMDKDRFRRDLGNVENAYQEVLHRVLKVVESDKIE
- the metH gene encoding methionine synthase; translated protein: MTHPFLKHLYSPERPVIVFDGAMGTNLQTQNLTAEDFGGAQYEGCNEYLVHTKPEAVAKVHRDFLAAGADVIETDTFGSMSIVLAEYDLADQAYYLTKKAAELAKSVAAEFSTPEKPRFVAGSIGPTTKLPTLGHIDFDTMKASFAEQAEALFDGGVDLFLVETCQDVLQIKAALNGIEEVFAKKGERRALMVSVTMESMGTMLVGTEINAVVTILESYPIDILGLNCATGPDLMKPHIKYLSEHCPFVVSCIPNAGLPENVGGQAHYKLTPVELRMALMHFIEDLGVQVIGGCCGTRPAHIQQLAEMAKDLKPKVRQPSLEPSAASIYTTQPYDQENSFLIIGERLNASGSKKCRDLLNDEDWDGLVSMARSQVKEGAHILDINVDYVGRDGVRDMHELVSRVVNNITLPLMLDSTEWEKMEAGLKVAGGKCLLNSTNYEDGEDRFLKVLELAKKYGAGVIIGTIDEDGMARTAEKKFQIAQRAYRQAVEYGIAPTEIFFDTLALPISTGIEEDRENGKATIESIRRIRQELPGSHVMLGVSNISFGLNPASRMVLNSMFLHEAMNAGMDAAIVSASKILPLAKIEPQHQEVCRQLIYDERKFDGNVCIYDPLGELTTIFAGVKTKRNTGIDENLPIEERLKRHIIDGERIGLETQLTNALEQYPPLQIINTFLLDGMKVVGELFGSGQMQLPFVLQSAETMKAAVAYLEPFMEKSESGNNAKGTFVIATVKGDVHDIGKNLVDIILSNNGYKVINLGIKQSVENIIQAYEQYQPDCIAMSGLLVKSTAFMKENLQTFNEKGISVPVILGGAALTPKFVNQDCQNAYKGKVIYGKDAFSDLHFMDKLMPAKTAGNWEDSTGFLDEVAESTNGHQETVDNTVKDKTPVEPKEKDTRRSEAVAVDIERPNPPFWGTQFLQPDDISLEELFWYLDLQALVAGQWQFRKPKEQSKEEYQEFLGEKVYPVLEEWKQRIIEENLLHPQVIYGYFPCQSEGNNLHIYDVESQLKQVASFEFPRQKSFKRLCIADFFSPKQSGITDVFPMQAVTVGEIATEFGQKLFADNKYTDYLYFHGMAVQVAEALAEWTHARIRRELGFGDSEPDNIRDMLAQRYQGSRYSFGYPACPNIQDQFKQLQLLGVDRMKMHMDESEQLYPEQSTTAIITYHPAAKYFTA
- the fabZ gene encoding 3-hydroxyacyl-ACP dehydratase FabZ, with the translated sequence MSTITETNSPEVNTSLEDDVNTQTIKTTFSIEEIQELLPHRYPFLLVDRIIDYVPGKKAVGIKNVTFNEPQFQGHFPGRSLMPGVLIIEAMAQVGGVVMTQMPDSKGGLFVFAGIDKVRFRRQVVPGDQLVMTVELLWVKQRRFGKMHGRAEVDGQLAAEGELMFSLIS
- a CDS encoding BamA/TamA family outer membrane protein gives rise to the protein MIKKHLTPGLVAMVAMTVPLAISIQANAQTADSQPQTTVVLTEETNQPEKQNFVKSDATENLASHSLVAPIVGARESNQFSPLVKVLTLNSAARDQGSVVVPNSTIVPTTAQIPAAESSPEKPNPSTAAPTTVNKRPVVPKRTIVPQKTPVPPAETTQPPAAESGQKNPNPSTTTPTPSPNPETTEARVLVSEVVIKTETGQVSPELETEVYKVIRTQAGQTTTRSQLQEDISAIFKTGFFSNVQAFPEDTPLGVRVSFVVVPNPILSKVELEANPGTGVASVLPAATANEIFSSQYGKILNLRELNEGIKQLTKRYQDQGYVLANLIGAPKVSENGVVTLQVAEGVVENVKVQFRNKDGETVDEKGNPIRGRTKDYIITRELELKSGTVFNRNTVQRDLARVYGLGLFEPPDNEPISLAPGSDPSKVNVIVNITERSSGSIAAGAGISSASGLFGTISYQQQNLGGRNQKLGTEVQLGERELLFDLRFTDPWIAGDPYRTSYTTNIFRRRSVSLIFEGKDKSIDTFDPNNITDTSQQDRPRVTRLGGGVTFTRPLSANPFKNSEWVASAGLQYQRVSGRDADGNLRKEGAIFDGNGNIISNKIPLTLSPSGEDDLLLLKLGAQRDLRNNSLQPTNGSYLSFGVDQSVPIGTGSIFMTRLRGNYSRYLPIKLINFSKKPQTLAFNLQGGTIFGDVPPYEAFTLGGSNSVRGYDEGRLGTGSKYIQAAVEYRFPVFSVVSGALFFDYGSDLGSSTQAAQLLNKSGNGYGYGLGLRVQSPLGPIRIDYGITDEGDSRINFGIGERF